The Hymenobacter swuensis DY53 genome includes the window TTCTTCCGGTATTGAAACAGCAGGACCAAATACGGAAAGCGCAAAAAAAGCCAAAAAACGGCTGGGTTTATGCATCCCAGCCGTTTTTCGACTTCCGAAAAACCAATTCAGAAAAATCTATGTAGCACGCTGGGCACTATTCGTATTTAAACGTGATAGGCAGCGTGTAGCGCACTGGCACCGCGTGGTTGTTCTGGTAGCCCGGTTTCCAAGCCGGCATCTGTCTGATGACCCGGCTGGCCTCCTCATCAGTACCATAGCCCAGGCCCTTCAGAACAGTGACATCATTGATGGTCCCATCGGTATTTACAGTAAATGACATAAACACCTTGCCTTCTACACTGGCCCGCAACGCCTGAGCCGGGTAGCGCAGCTGCTTCTGCAGGTATTTGATGAGCGCGGCATTGCCTCCTATAAATTCGGGCATTTGCTCTACGTGCACAAAGGGCTGGGTTACTGACGGGGCAGCGGGCTTGGTGGCGGTGTCATTGCCAACTGGTCCTGTAACGGCCGCTACACTTCCATTGCCAACTTTGGGTATATCTCCTACCACAACCGGGCCGTCGACAACTGGTTGGGTAATTGCGTCCTCTTTAGGCACATCTTTTACCTGATCATCCGGTGCAATACGCGTTGGAATAATGGTGACAGGGCGTACTACTACGGTGGGAGTCGCCGGAGCCACGTCAACTGCGGCAGGGGGCGTGATGGCAGGCGGAGGCATTATATCTACAAACGGCCCGCTGGGTACGATAGGCGGCACTACCACTACCGCTGGCCAGATGCGCTGCACCAGTACTGGTATGGCAATTAACACAACTGCCAACGCAATAGAAATAGCTACGGCTTTGGCAACATGTTGGCCATAGACTTTGCGCAATACGTAGGCCCCGTAGGCCTTATTGCGGCCCTCAAAAACCATGTCATCGAGGGAGGGGAGGGAGGTGTGAGCGGCTGTAGTCATGGGCTGGATAGATTAAGTGAACGATGAACTGATACAAACCCGAAACGCGCGAAGCCACCAACCCTTCTCTACTTCCTTACCAACTGGCTTTCAAGTATTCAACGTCGGCATACTGGCCAATAGTATGTTAGCCGACTATATTTTTTTATCGAAGTATAGACAAACAAAAACCCCGAACCGGACTTGCGTCCAACTCGGGGCTTACGTTGCATCCGGCAGTAGCCAGAGAGCAAAATTTACTTGATGGCGAAGGTCACCGGAACCGTGTAATACACAGGGACTGGACGACCATTCTGGCGGCCAGGGGTGAAGCGGGGCAGGTTCTTGATAACGCGGAGCGATTCTTCGTCGCAACCGGCACCAATACCTTTCTGTACTTCAGCACCTGTAACGCTGCCATCGGCACCAACTACGAACTTGATGAAAACCTTGCCTTCTACTTGGTTACGTAGTGCCATGGCGGGGTATTTGATGTTTTTGCCGATGTAGGCCAGCAAAGCTTCAACACCACCGGGGAAAACCGGCATTTGTTCTACGTAAGTGTAAGGTTTAGTTTCTACCACTTCCTCTACCGCTTTCGTGCCTTCACCGGGCTCCAAACCTGCCAAGTCGGCGGGGTTGTCGGTGTTGCCTTTCACGGTTTCGTTGGCTACCACTTTATCCTTCAACTCTTCCTGGTCAGGAATTTCTTCCTGCTTCTGTACCTCGTTGTCCTTTTTGATAACAGGCGGTACAAATTTCACCGTGGTGAGCTTAGGCGGCGGTGGCGGCGGCGCGTCTGGCGGCGGCGGCGGTGGGGGTGGCGGCTTTGTGGCATCCAGCGGTGGCGCTTCAAGCGTGTTCACCTTCAGCATCTTCTCATCAGCTACCACTTCTTCCTTCTTCATCATGCGCGCCACCAAGGGGAAGGCAATCAGAAGAGCAAAAACAGCAATGGCGATAAGAACAGCCCGGGTTACGTGCTTGCCATATACCCGCCGGATTACGTAGGCTCCATAGGCCTTATTGCGCCCCTCGAAGACGATATCGTCGAGGCTTGCCTGGGCCAACTGTGCGTTGTCCATCATAATCCAGAAGATTTAATCAGTTCCTGGTCGGGCTTCGCAATGTCTACCAGCGCGTACTTTTTGGTACCCGTGATATTCATCTCGTCAAGAATATCGACCATGTTCTTGTAAGCCGACTTGTCGTCGGGCTTGATCAGCACTACGAGGTCGGGGTTCGTGTTACGCTGAAGCAACACTTTCCGGATGCCATCAGCACCATAGTTGGAAAGCTTCAGCTCCGGCTTCTGGCTGGCGCTCAACAGGCCGTCGTAATA containing:
- a CDS encoding energy transducer TonB, whose translation is MMDNAQLAQASLDDIVFEGRNKAYGAYVIRRVYGKHVTRAVLIAIAVFALLIAFPLVARMMKKEEVVADEKMLKVNTLEAPPLDATKPPPPPPPPPDAPPPPPPKLTTVKFVPPVIKKDNEVQKQEEIPDQEELKDKVVANETVKGNTDNPADLAGLEPGEGTKAVEEVVETKPYTYVEQMPVFPGGVEALLAYIGKNIKYPAMALRNQVEGKVFIKFVVGADGSVTGAEVQKGIGAGCDEESLRVIKNLPRFTPGRQNGRPVPVYYTVPVTFAIK
- a CDS encoding energy transducer TonB; this encodes MTTAAHTSLPSLDDMVFEGRNKAYGAYVLRKVYGQHVAKAVAISIALAVVLIAIPVLVQRIWPAVVVVPPIVPSGPFVDIMPPPAITPPAAVDVAPATPTVVVRPVTIIPTRIAPDDQVKDVPKEDAITQPVVDGPVVVGDIPKVGNGSVAAVTGPVGNDTATKPAAPSVTQPFVHVEQMPEFIGGNAALIKYLQKQLRYPAQALRASVEGKVFMSFTVNTDGTINDVTVLKGLGYGTDEEASRVIRQMPAWKPGYQNNHAVPVRYTLPITFKYE
- a CDS encoding ExbD/TolR family protein, producing MSTKIDMTPMVDLAFLLLTFFMLTTTFSKPTVMEVAMPVKPKADDPEPPAIKESNALTLLLGEDNKLYYYDGLLSASQKPELKLSNYGADGIRKVLLQRNTNPDLVVLIKPDDKSAYKNMVDILDEMNITGTKKYALVDIAKPDQELIKSSGL